In Cellulomonas wangsupingiae, the genomic window ACGCGACCGGCGTGCTCGGGAGGGATGCCGGGGCCGTGGTCGCGGACCTCGAGCACCGCGGTGCGGTCGTCGGCACCCGCACCGACCGCGATCTCGACGGGCGTGGCCGGCGGCGTGTGCCGTGCGGCGTTGCCGACGAGGTTGGCCAGCACCTGCCGCAGCCTCTCCTCGTCCCCGAGCACGACGCGCGGGCCCGTCACCCCGTCCAGCGACTCCAGGCGCACCCGCCGCTGCGGGTCGAGGGCCCGCAGGTCGCTCACGGCGTCGGCCGCCAGCACCGTGAGGTCGACGGGGCGCACCTTGCCGCGGCGCCCCTCGTCGAGGCGGGCGAGCGCCAGCAGGTCCTCGACCAGCGAGCCCATGCGCGTCGCGGACTCCTCGATGCGGTGCATCGTGTCCGTGACCTGCTCCTGCGTCGTCAGCGCCCCCATCCCGTACAGCTCGGCGTACCCGCGGACCGCGGCGAGCGGCGTGCGGAGCTCGTGCGACGCGTCGGCCACGAAACGGCGCATGCGCGCCTCGGAGGCCGTGCGCGCGTCGAACGCCTCCTCGATCTGCGTGAGCATCCCGTTGAGCGCGACACCGAGGCGGCCGACCTCGGTGGACTCCGGGGCGACGGGCACGCGCTGCGACAGGTCGCCGGCGGCGATCTTGGCCGCCGTCCGCTCGATCTCGCCCAGGGGCCGCAGCGAGCGGCGCACCGCCCAGCCGCCGACGAGCACGCCGGCGGCGACGATGAGCACGCCGGACGCCGCGAGCGTCCACGCCATGGCGACGACCGTGGCGTGGATGTCCTTCAGCGGCAGGCCGACGACGACCGACCCGGTGGTGCCGTCGGGGGCCTGGAACGGGTAGGCGACGACGCGCCACGTCGAGCCGGCCTTCGTCGACGGCACGGTGAACGGCGTGCCCCGGACGGCGGACGCCTCGGCGGCCGTGAGGTCGGCGACGCGCGGCATGCCGTACGCCTCCTGTGCCGCGTGGGTGACCAGGGGCGCCTCGTCGCCGGGCGTCTGCACGCGCACGTAGTAGTCCGTGGGGACGAGCCGGCCGCCGCCCATGCTGAGGAACACGAGGGCGTCCTCGGCGACGGCCTGCCCCTCGGTGGCCAGCTTCTCGTCCACCGGGGTCAGCAGGCTGCGCTCGAGCAGCGTCGTGGCGGTGACGGCCGCGACCACGAGGCCGGTGCCGAGCAGCACGGCCGTGATCGTGACGAGCCGCCGGTGCAGCGACGTCGCGCGCCACGTCGCGCGCACCCTCGCGAGCGCCCCCTCGTGCCGGGGCGCGCGGGCGTCGGCGGGCGGGCCGGGCGCGGGCGCGTCGGACGGGTCGTCCCGGGCGGGCTCGCCGTCCGGCGCCGTGCGACCGCTCACGTCGACTCGCGCAGCAGGTAGCCGACCCCGCGGCGGGTGTGGATCAAGGGCGGCAGGCGGTTGCCGTCCGCGTCGGTGAGGTGGTCGATCTTGCGGCGCAGGTAGGAGATGTACGACTCCACGATGTTCGCGTCGCCGCCCCAGTCGTACTGCCACACGTGGTCGAGGATCTGCGTCTTGGACAGCACCCGCTGCGGGTTGAGCATGAGGTACCGCAGCAGCTTGAACTCGGTGGGGGACAGCTCCACCTCGTGGCCCGCGCGGCGCACCTCGTGCGTGTCGTCGTCGAGCTCGAGGTCCGCGTAGCGCAGGACGTGGGCGTCCAGGCCGTCGTCGGGGCTGGTCCGGCGCAGGATCGCGCGGATGCGGGCGACGACCTCCTCGAGGCTGAACGGCTTGGTGACGTAGTCGTCGCCGCCGACCGTCAGGCCCTGCACCTTGTCCGCCGTGTCGTCACGGGCGGTGAGGAACAGCACCGGCACGTGGTGGCCCTTCTCGCGCAGGCGGCGGGTGACGGTGAAGCCGTCCATGTCCGGCAGCATGACGTCGAGCACCACGAGGTCCGGGTCCGTGTCGCGGGCCAGTCGGAGGGCCGAGCCGCCGTCCGCGGCCGCGTGCACCTCGAAGCCGGCGAAGCGCAGGGACGTCGCGAGGAGCTCGCGGATGTTCGGCTCGTCGTCCACGACGAGCAGCCGGGCCTCGGGCGTGCTGGACGCGCTGGTCATGCTCCCAGTCTCGCGCCGATTCCTGGGAGTCGCCTGGGCGTGCGCCGACCGTGCACGGCGCGCCGGAACGGTCGATCGGGGGCGAACCCGCCGATTCGTGATGGACATGTGACCTGGACTTTCGGCGGGCGGGCCGTCGGCCGCTACCGTGGAAATGTGACCGTTCACTTCAGCGACCTCGCGCTCGCCGCCGCCGACGCGGGGCCCGTCCCCCGCGTGACCGTCGTGCAGAGCGCTCCCGACGTGGACCTCGACCGCTTCGCCGAGTGGCTCACCGGGGTCGACGTCCGCCTCGTGCGCGCCGACCTCGGTGACCCGCTGCCCGGCCCGACGGAGGTCGGCGAGGGCCTGCTCGTGCTCGGCGGCCAGATGTCCGCGCGCGACGACGAGGCCGCGCCGTGGCTGCGGCCCCTGCGGGACCTGCTCGCCGTGGTGAGCGCGACCGACGTGCCGGCCCTCGGCATCTGCCTGGGCGCACAGCTGCTCGCCGTGGCTCGCGGCGGACGCGTCGAGGTGGCCGCGCCCCCGGGGCGGGAGGCCGGCGTCGTCGACGTCCGCTGGCGGCCGGAGGCCTCGAGCGACGCGCTCGTCGGGCCGCTCGTGGAGCTCGCGGGCGCGGCCCGGACGAGCCCGCTGCCGAGCATGCACGCCGACGCGGTCGTCGACCTGCCGCGCGGTGCCGTGTGGCTCGCGTCGTCCTCGACGTACCCGTTCCAGGCGTTCCGGATCGGCAGCGCGTGGGGCGTGCAGTTCCACCCGGAGGCCGGCGCCGCGACGATGCGTGCCTGGGCCGACGCGAACGACGACGTCGACACCGGGGCGGTCGTCGAGGGCATGGACGCGCGCGGTGACGAGATCGAGGCCGCCGGGCGCGCCCTCGCCCGGGCGTTCGTCGCTCTCGTGCGCGAGCGCGCGGCGGTCCGCCGCGTCCCCGCCTGACCCGCCCGCACCGACGACGACGGCCCCGACCCTGCACGGGTCGGGGCCGTCGCTGCGTCAGGAGTCCTGCGTGCCGGTGCCGACCGGCGGGGTGACCGTGGTCGCCTCGATCTGCCGCGGCGCGCTGCCCTGCTTGAGCGCGGCCAGGCGCGCCTCGATCTCGATCTCGGCACCCGCCGACTCGAGCTCGGCGAACTGCGAGTCGAGCGAGGACGCGGCCAGCTCGGCCTGCCCCATCGCGTAGGCCTCCTCGCGGCGGACCTTCTCCTCGAAGCGCGCGATCTCGCTGGTCGGGTCCAGGACGTTGATCGAGCCGATCGCCTCCTGCACCTGGCGCTGCGCCTGCGCGGACTTCTGCCGCGCGACGAGCGAGTCCCGGCGCTGCTTGAGCTGACCGAGCTTGTCCTTCATCTGCGCGAGGCCCGACTTGAGGCGCTCGACCGTCTCGCGCTGCGAGGCGATGACCGGCTCGGCGTCCCGCGCCTCCTGCTCGGCCGTGAGCTGCTTGCCGAGCGCCACCTTGGCGAGGTTGTCGAACTTGTCGGCGTTCGCCGTGTCGCCCGCGGCGCGGAACTGGTCGGCGCGCGACGACGCGGCCAGCGCCTTCTGTCCCCAGTCGCGCGACGCGGCGACGTCCTCGTTGTAGTCCTGCTCGGCCAGGCGCAGGTTGCCGATGGACTGGGCGATGGCCTTCTCGGCGTCGGCGATGGAGCTCGTGAAGTCCCGCACGAGCTGGTCGAGCATCTTCTGCGGGTCCTCGGCCTGGTCGATGAGGGCGTTGATGTTCGCGCGCGTCAGCTGCGCGATCCGCCCGAAGATGGACTGCTTCTCGGTCATCGTGTCGTGCCCTCCCTTGGTGCCGACCCGGACGGTCCGCCCGGTGTCACGTGCCGCGGTCGCCGACGTCGGCCACCGCCTGAGTCTGTCGCGCCAGGTGGTGCCGCGCGGCCGGCGGCTCAGAACCCGCCGCCGCGTCCGCCGCCGCCGAAGCCGCCGCCGCCGAATCCGCCACCGCGACCGCCGCCGCCGAAGCCGCCGCCGCCCCAGCTGCCACCGCCGCCGCCCCAGCCGCCGCCGCCGCGTCCGCCGCCGCGCAGGATCGAGTCGATGAGGATGCCGCCGAGGATCATGCCGCCGACGTCCATCCCGCCGCCGGGCCCCTCGCCGCGACCGTCGTCGTGCCGCTGGGCGTTCTCGACGTCGATCTGCGCGAGCCGCTGCGCCTCGGAGGCGAGCCTCTCACCCTGCTGCGCCGTGGCCAGGGCCGCCTCCGGGTCGGACGCGCGCTGGTCGAGCGCGCGCAGCCGCAGGCGGTCGGCCTCCGCCAGGCGGGTGCGGGCCTGGGGCCCGACGGCCCCGCGGCGCGTGCTGACGTAGTCGGTGGTCGCGCGCACCGCGGAGTCGAGCCGACCGAGCGTGTCGTCCAGCAGCGCCCGCGCCCGCCGGCCGCGCTCCTCGGCGTCGCGCCGCGGTGCCAGCGCCGCGTCGAGCGCCGCCTCGGCAGCCGTGAGGCGACGCAGCGCCGCGAGCGGGTCGCCCGTGCCGGCGCGCGCGTCGGTGGCCTGCTCGACGGCCTCGCGCGCCTCGCGGACGTGGGCTGCGACCTGCGGGTCGCCGGGGGCGAGCCGCTCGGCGTCGGCGAGGTCGGACGTGATGGACCGGGTGCCGGCGTCGAGGCGTGCACCGGCGGCGGCGAGCTCGCCGTCGGCCGTGTCGACCGCGTCGAGCAGCGTCGCGGCCTGCGCCAGGGCCTCCTCGGCGGCACGGGCGAACCCGACGGCGCCGCCCTTGTCCCCTGTGGCGGAGCGCTCACGGGCCTGCGTCAGCACGGGGCCCACGTCGTCGAGCAGACGCGCGGCCTGCTCGGGGTTGCCGGCGACGGACCCGAGCGCGTCGGGGGAGTACCGCGCGCCGAGGGCGGTCACGGCGGCGCGGGCCGGCTCGACCCGGGCGCGCAGCCGGTCCGCCTCGCGCTGGTGCGCCTCGATCGCGTCGTCGACGCGGGCCTCGATGGCCCGCAGGCGGTCGAACGCCTCCTTCTGCTCCTCGAGCCGGTCCTCGACCTGGCCGCACAGCCGCAGGATCTGCGCGGACGTGGCGCGGACCTGCGCCTCGGTGTCCGGGACGTCGTCGTCGAGCGTCTGGCGCAGCCGGAACGCCTCGGTGAGCGTGTGCTTGCCCTGGGTGAGGACGGTCTCGAACTCGCGGGTGGAGTCGCCGCCGAACTGCGCCTGCGCGAAGCCCAGCTCCTCCTCGGAGGACCGCAGCGCGTCGTCCAGGGCGACGAGCGCGGACGCCGACCGGCGGTCCAGCTCGGCCGTCGGCAGGGCCGCGTACTCGTCGGCGGCGGTCGCCACGCGCGTCGCCCCGGCGGTGTCGCGCAGGACGCCGGCGGGCTGCGGGCTGCGGCGCCGCAGGAACGTGAACAGCAGGACCGCGCCGATCACGACGAACCCCAGGAGCAGCAGGGCCGTCAGGGCGCCGCCCGACGAGGACCCCTCGGAGCGGCCGGTGGACCCGCCCGCCGCGGACACGATGCCGTCGGCCGCCGTGATCGCGGCCCCGTCCCAGTCGTCGGCGCCCAGCTCGTCGCGCACGTCCGACGCGACGTCGTCGAGCTGTGCGGACGTGATCGTGCCCAGCGAGGTCGGTGCGAGGGTGAAGTCCCGGTCCTCGACGGCGACGGCGAGCACCGCGTCGCTGCTGCCGAGCCCGGAGATCTCGGCCGCGTCGGCGACCCACGCGTTGGCGGACAGCCCGTCGAAGGAGTCGACGTACACGACCGTCAACCGGTACGGCGTCTGCTCGCCCACCTGGTCGACGGCGTCGCGCACCGCGGCGACGTCGTCCAGCACGCCGGCCCGGTCGATCACCCGGCTGGACAGGTCGAAGGGCGCCTCGGCGGCTGCGGAGCCCGCACCCGCGACGACGAGCGTCGCGCCCACCGCGAGGGCGGCCAGCGGGGTCAGGGCACGACGAGCTGCTCGCACGTGTCGATCCTTTCTCAGGGTGTCACCGGTGGCAACGCAGGCGTGGCCCCGGGGGTTCCGTGACCGACGCGGAGGGCGGGCGGTGCGCACCCGCTCACGGCATGGCGGCCGGGGGCACCGGCTCGTCGGGGGACCCGCGGTCCCGCCGCAGCGCCCGCTGGTCGACGTCGCCCCGTCGCACCAGGGTGAGCGGGCGGGCCGTGAGGACGCGGGCCGCCGGGGGGAACCGTCACCGCGCCGCGCCCACGTCCTCGGCGTCGACGATCGTGTACGAGTACCCCTGCTCCGCGAGGAACCGCTGGCGGTGGGCGGCGAACTCCTGGTCGACGGTGTCGCGCGCGACGACCGTGTAGAAGTGCGCCGTCTTGCCGTCGGCCTTGGGGCGCATGATCCGCCCGAGCCGCTGCGCCTCCTCCTGGCGGGACCCGAACGACCCCGACACCTGGATCGCGACCGAGGCCTCGGGCAGGTCGATCGAGAAGTTGGCGACCTTGGAGACCACGAGCGTGGTGATCTCGCCGGTGCGGAACGCGTCGAACAGTCGCTGCCGCTCGCGCACCGTGGTCTCGCCGGTGATGAGGTCGGCGCCGAGGTGCTCGGCCAGGTCGTGCAGCTGGTCGAGGTACTGGCCGATCACCAGCGTCTGCTCGCCGGTGTGCTTGGCGATGAGCGCGTCGACGACCCGGTTCTTGCCGGCGGCGGTGGCGGCCAGGCGGTACCGGTCCTCGGGTTCCGCGGTCGCGTACGTCATGCGCTCGTGGTCGGGCAGCGTCAGGCGGACCTCGGTGCACTCGGCGGGGGCGATGTAGCCCTGCGACTCGATGTCCTTCCACGGTGCGTCGAACCGCTTGGGCCCGATGAGCGAGAACACCTCGTCCTCGCGCCCGTCCTCGCGCACGAGCGTCGCGGTCAGCCCGAGGCGGCGGCGCGCCTGCAGGTCGGCCGTCATGCGGAAGATCGGCGCGGGCAGCAGGTGCACCTCGTCGTAGACGATGAGGCCCCAGTCGCGCGCGTCGAGCAGCTCGAGGTGCGTGTAGACGCCCTTCCGCTTGGTCGTCAGCACCTGGTACGTCGCGATGGTGACGGGCCGGACGTCCTTGCGGGTGCCGGAGTACTCGCCGATCTCGTCCTCGGTCAGGGTCGTGCGCTTCACGAGCTCGTCGCGCCACTGCCGGGCGGACACGGTGTTGGTCACCAGGATGAGCGTCGTCGTGGAGGACCGTGCCATCGCACCGGCGCCCACGAGCGTCTTGCCGGCGCCGCAGGGCAGCACGACGACCCCGGAGCCGCCGTGGAAGAACCCGTCGACGGCCTGCTGCTGGTAGGGCCGCAGCGCCCAGCCGTCCTGCTGCAACTCGATCGGGTGCGCCTCGCCGTTCACGTACCCCGCGAGGTCCTCGGCCGGCCAGCCGAGCTTGACGAGCACCTGCTTGAGGTGGCCGCGCTCGGAGGGGTGGACGACGACGTCGGTCGCGTCGAGGCGGTCGCCGAACAGGCCGGCCGTGCGCCGCGACTTCATGACCTCGGCCAGCACGGCGGCGTCCAGCGCGTGCAGCACGAGCCCGTGCACGGGGTCCTGGACGAGCTGCAGGCGGCCGTAGCGGGACATCGTCTCGGCGACGTCCACGAGCAGCGCGTGCGGCACGGGGTACCGGCTGAACTCCAGCAGGGTGTCGACGACCTGCTCGGCGTCGTGCCCGGCGGCGCGCGCGTTCCACAGGCCCAGCGGCGTCAGCCGGTAGGTGTGGACGTGCTCGGGGGCGCGCTCGAGCTCGGCGAACGGGGCGATGGCGCGGCGGCACGCGTCGGCCTGGTCGTGGTCGACCTCCAGCAGGAGGGTCTTGTCGGACTGGACGATCAACGGGCCGTCGGGCACTCGGTCCTCCGTGGGGTGGGGGGTGGGGCAGGTCAGGGGGTCGTGGCGTCGACCGGCGTGACGTCGGCGATGCGGTGGACCGCGACGGTGAGCTCCGCCTCGCGGCGGGGGTCCAGGGCGCGCAGCCGCCCGCCCTCGACCTTCAGGGGCCGCACGAGCCGGCGCTCGGCACGGCCGTCGGCACCGACCATCTCGACCCAGACGGACGCGCGGGCCTGGACGGCCTCACGCAGGACCACCAACACGTCGCCCGGCTCCGATGTTCCGGCGGCGGGGCGGGAGGCCGCGCGAGTCGGGGCGCCGGTGCTCCCCGCGCCGCGGGCGGGCGCCGCCACGCGGGGTCGGTCGGCCGGTGGCCGGTGCGTCGGGACGACGCCCGCCCCTGCGGCCCCGGGCACCTCGGAGGTGTCGGAGCGCCGGAGCGTCGCGACGACGGACACGGCGCGCTCGGCCGACGGACGCTCGGCCACCGGCGCGGACCGCCGGGCGCGCGCGCGGGTCCGGCGCTCGGGGGCGACGGCGTGCACGACGGCACCGCGCGCGTCCTCCGCGACGGGCGCCAGGCCGCGCGAGCGCAGCGCGTCGAGGAGCTCGGCCGGGGCGGCGTCCGCGACGAGCACCGTGGGCGCGAGCAGGCGCAGCCGGAGCGACGCGAGGCGGGGGTCGTCGGCCAGGCCGGCGAGCAGCGCGGGGTCGTCGGCGCGCACGTACGACGACGCGGCACCGGCCCGCACGCGGCCGTGGCGCCGGGCGACGTCCCGCACCAGGTACTCCAGCGGCTGCGGGACGCGGCCGCGTGCCGCGGCGGACAGCCGCGCGAGCAGGTCGTCGGCCGTGGTCCCTGCGTCGAGCGCGCGCAGCACCGACGCGGAGGTGAACCGCACCGTGACGGCCCCGCCGCGCGACTCGACGTCGGCGGCACGGTCCAGCAGGTCCTCGAGGTCCTCACCCGGCCGCCCGGGGACGACGCCCGTCAGGTCGCCCTGCAGGAGGATCTCGTCGACCGGCGCCGGCAGGTCGGCGGCCAGGGCTGCCGCCGCGTCCGCGGGGCCGGCCCCGGTCGCGGCCGGCTGCGCACCGGACTCGACGAGCAGCGCGCGGCCCGCCGACGCCAGCGCACCGGCGCCGAGCACGCCCAGGCGCGTCGCGTCGGTGAGCACCGCCTCGACGGCCGACAGCGGCGGCACGGACCGCGGCGACCGCCATCGCAGGGCCTCGTGGACGTCCTGCGCGCTCGGCGCGGCACCGGCGGGTGCGGCGGCGAGCACGTCGAGCACCGCGCGCCGCAGCCGCGGCACCCACGGCCGGGCCAGCTCGGGGTCCAGCGCCGCGCGCAGCGCCCCGCGCTCGTCGCGGCCGCCGACGAGCCACGGCGTGCGGGCCGAGACGAGCCACGCCCGCGCGACGGTCGCCCACCGCTGCGGCACGTCCTGCGCGGCCCAGACGTCCGCCTCCAGCGTGGGGACGAACGACGGGGCCTCCTCGCCGTCGTCGGCGAGCAGGCCCGCGGACGCGGCGGCCTCCACCAGCCAGGCCGCCTCGGCGTCGTCGACGTCGAGGCCCTGCGCCGTGCGGCGCAGGTCGCGCGCGCCCAGGCCGCCGGACCGCAGCACCCCGGGCGGCTGCTGCTCCCAGCGGACGAGCAGCTGGCGGACCAGCCGCACGGTCCGCTCGGCCGCGGCGGCGGACTCGGCCGCGACGAGCGCGGCGTCGCGCACCGGCGCGTCGTCGAACGTCGGCGCCAGCGCGGGGGAGCGGTGCGTGCGGCCCGCACGCAGCGCGAGCGCGACGTGCCGTGGCAGCAGGACGTGCCGCTCGTCGGCGCGGACCAGCAGGTCGTGCGCCACGAGCCAGGCGACCGCGTCGCCGGCGGCCGTGCCCGGCGGGGGCACGAGGCCCACGGGCGGGCCCCACAGGAGCGCGTCCAGGACCTGGGCGGCGCCCGCGGGTGCGTCGGTGAGGAGCGCGACGGGGTCGTCGGCGGTGGGCGCGGCGTCGGCGGACGGCGGGGCCAGGCCGGCCGCGGAGGCGCCCAGCGCGTCACCGACGCCCGGCGCGGCGTGCAGCGCGCCGTCGTCGTCGGGCCACAGCAGCGCGAGCGCGACGGCGTCGTCCAGGGCCCGGTCGACCGCGGGTGCCTCGGCCGGCCCGGCGCCGACGGCCGCCCTCACGTCGGCGCGCGACGGCGCGACGGCCCCCGGCGTGGCCGTCAGCACCACGACGGACTCCACGACCTGCAGGACGAGCCCGTCGACCCACGTCAGCACGCGGTCGAGGCTCGAGCGGCTGGTGGCGCGCGCCGCGAGCGACGCGAGGGTCGCCGGGTGCGGCGTGGCCAGGTCAGGACGTCGCACGAGCAGCGCGACGAGCTCGTCGTCGCTGCGTGCGCGCAGGTACCCGGTGAACGTGGCCATCCGCACCACGATACGTGCGCGCACCGCCACCGGCCCACGTGGGCACGGGCCCCGCGGTCCCGCCGGGTCCCGTGCCGGGGCCGCGCCGGCCTGTGGCAGGGTGACGGCATGGCTCTGGACGAGGGAACGCTGGCGGCACTCCGGGACGACGCGGCGCGCGAGCTGCCGCGGACCACCGAGCTGCGCCACGCGCTGCACCGCGTCCCCGAGCTGGGCCTGGACCTGCCGCTCACGCAGCGGCTCGTGCTGGACGCGCTCGCCGACCTCGACCTCGAGGTGCACCCCGGCCGGGGCCTGTCCTCGGTCACGGCCGTGCTGCGCGGCGGCCTGCCGGGGCCCGCGGTCCTGCTGCGCGGCGACATGGACGCGCTGCCCGTCACCGAGGAGCCGGACGGCGACCTCGTGTCCGGGCACCCGGGCGTCATGCACGCCTGCGGGCACGACATGCACGTCGCCGGCCTCGTGGGCGCGGCGCGCGTGCTCGCGGCGCGGCGCGACGAGATCGCGGGGTCCGTCGTCCTGATGTTCCAGCCCGGCGAGGAGGGCCACGGCGGAGCGCGCCTCATGATCGACGAGGGCGTGCTCGACGCGGCCGGCAGCCGCGTCGTCGGCGCGTACGGCGTGCACGTGATGGCGTCGACGATCCCGGTGGGGGTCGTCGCGTCGCGCCCCGGCACCCTCATGGCGGCGTCCGACACCGTGCGCGTCACCGTCCACGGCCGCGGCGGGCACGGGTCCAAGCCGTACCTCGCGGCCGACCCCGTGCCGGTGGCCGCCGAGATCGTCCTGGCGCTGCAGACCATGGTGACGCGGCAGTTCGACGTCTTCGACCCCGTCGTGGTGACGGTCGGCCGGATCCAGGCGGGTACCACGGACAACGTCATCCCCGACCTCGCGCACCTCGACGCGACGGTCCGCACGTTCAGCCCGGCCACGCACGCGGCCGTCCCCGAGCGCATCGCCCGCGTGTGCGAGCACGTCGCCGCGGCGCACGGGCTGACCGCGACGGTCGACTACGAGCGCGGGTACCCGGTGACAGTCAACGACGCGACCGAGGTCGAGCGGGCGCGCCGTGTGACGCGCGGCCTGTTCGGGGACGACGCGTGGCTCGACGCGGAGGCGCCGGTGCCCGGTGCGGAGGACTTCTCGTACGTGCTGGAGCAGGTGCCCGGGGCCTTCGTGTTCGTCGGGGCGACGCCCGTCGGGCAGGACCCGGCCACGGCGGACTACAACCACTCCCCGCGGGCCCGCTTCGCCGACGACGCCCTCGTCACCGCGTCCGCGGTGCTGGCCGCGCTCGCCCTCGACCGTCTGGCGCAGGCGGCCGGCTGACCGCACCACCCGCCGGCGGCCGTGCCGCCGGCGTCAGGCGTGCGCGACGCAGGTCGTCGCGGTGGGCCGTGCCGCGAGCCGGTCGTCGTCGATCGGCTCGCCATCGACGGCGCACCTGCCGTACGTCCCGGCGGCCAGCCGCGCGAGCGCCGCGTCGACCTCGGCCAGCCGGCGGTGCGCACCGCCGGCCAGCGCCTCGAGCTGCGCGCGCTCGAAGGCGATGGTCGCGCCCTCCGGGTCGTGCTCGTCGTCGACGTTCGCCCCGCGCGCGGCGTCGACCACGTCCCGGTGGGCGTCACCCAGGCCGGACAGCCGCGCGAGCGCGTCCTCCCGCAGGGCCAGCAGCAGCGCGCGTGCCCGCTCGTCGTCCACCCCGCCGGTCTACCACCGGCGCTACCGCGGCGCAGGAGCGGGTGCGGCGGGCGTCCCGGTGGGCGACGGCGGCGCGGCCAGCAGCCCCACGACGCGCGCGTGCGCGTCCCGGGCGTCGGAGCCGCTGCGGGCGAACGCCTGCGCGACCTCCTCGACCCGGGCCTGCAGGCGCTGGGCCTCGCGCTCGACGAACGCGGCCCCACGCTCGGCGCGCTCGGCGTCCGCACGCGAGCGCGCCGCGCGACGGGACGCGCGGACGCCGGCCGCGACGGAGAACGCGACCGCGGCCGTCCCGTACAGCCAGCCCAGGTCGCTTGGGTCGACGGCCGTGGCGACCCACAGGAGCACGGCCGCGAGCGCGCAGCCGATCGTCACCTGCTTCTCGCGCGGCGTGAGCGGGTGCACGGGTGCCGTGATGCGGCGCAGCGCCTCCTCGCGGCCCTCCACGACCGTCTGCCGCGGGCGGGCCCGCAGCGTCACGCCGGCGGCGGCCACCTCCAGGTCCTCGGGCGCCGGCACGGTCGCGTCGGCGAGGAGACGGTCCGCCACCGCGGCCAGCCACGGGGCGCACGCGTCGCGCACCAGCGCCCCGACGTCGTCGCGGCGGTCCAGCGCGTCCTGCCGCAGGAGCGTGAGCAGGTCGCCCGCCGGGGCGTCCCAGGCCGGACCCGGTGCGCCCGTGCCGGTCACGACGGCCTCCAGCTCGGCGGCCCGCACCATGAGGTCGCGCTCCTCCTCCGCACCTTCGTCGACGAGCGCGCGCAGCACGGCCACGAGCTCGGCGACGGTCGCGTCCGCGTCGTCCTGCGCGGTGACGTCGGACCCGGCGTCGGTCCCCGCGTCGGCCGGTGCGTCGGCCGGTGCGTCGGCCGGCGTCCCGGCGTCGGTCCCCGGGGCGCCGCTCTCGACCAGCTCCCGCAGCGTCACCAGCGCGGCGGCCGCGCGACGCACCCGGGCGACCTCCAGGGTCCCCGTGCCGTCGGCGCGCGGGTCCCGGACGTCCCCCTGCACGTGGGCGGCCCAGTCGTCGACGGTCTCCTGCACGGTCGCGGCCGGCACGGCGGCGACGGCCGCGCGCAGCCGGTCGAGCAGCGTCGCGCGGGCGTCGGCCCCCAGGCGGCCCTCCGCCGCGGCGACCCACACGGCACGCTGCGCGCGGGTGACCGGGCGCGCGACGTCGATCGTGCCCAGTGCGTCGGCCGACCACCGCGCCACGAGGTCCGCCCGCCCGCACGCGGCGCCCGCGACCGTCAGGAAGGTCGCCGTCCGGCGCAGGTCGATGGACGCGGCCCGCTGCGCCGCGCCGTCGTCGTCGGGGCCCAGCACCGCCAGCGCGTCGGCGAGCCAGTAGCCGGGTGCGGCGGGCGCTCCCGCGACGTCGAGCACGGGGCCCGTGGGGGCCGACGGCGTCCCCAGCGCCACGAGCCGGGCGCGCGTCGCCTGCCGCACGAGCGCCGGGCCGGCGACGAGCGACAGCTGGTCGCGCAGCGAGCTGAGCTCGACGAACGCGTCGAACGCCTCGGTCAGTCGCGTCAGGCGGGTCTCGATCGAGCCGCGCAGCGAGGCCAGGTCGCTGCGCATCGCCGACGCGGCACGGTGCTGGGACGACAGCGACGCCCGCAGGCGCTCGACGTCCCAGCTCAGCGCGTGGAGGCGCTGGGACTGGGCGTGGTCGGACTCCTGGGTCCACGTGCTGAACGGGTGATCCGTCATGTTCCGGGCTCCTCGAGGTCGGCGGCGACCCTAGCGAGTGGTGGCGCCGTGGCGGGTGCGTTTCACCCGGTCGGGTGCCGCCGGCCGGTGCGAGCCCGGGCGTGCGTCCGGCCCTCCGGAGCGTGAAGCCGGGTGGGGCCGGTAGCCTGGTCA contains:
- a CDS encoding DNA repair helicase XPB yields the protein MPDGPLIVQSDKTLLLEVDHDQADACRRAIAPFAELERAPEHVHTYRLTPLGLWNARAAGHDAEQVVDTLLEFSRYPVPHALLVDVAETMSRYGRLQLVQDPVHGLVLHALDAAVLAEVMKSRRTAGLFGDRLDATDVVVHPSERGHLKQVLVKLGWPAEDLAGYVNGEAHPIELQQDGWALRPYQQQAVDGFFHGGSGVVVLPCGAGKTLVGAGAMARSSTTTLILVTNTVSARQWRDELVKRTTLTEDEIGEYSGTRKDVRPVTIATYQVLTTKRKGVYTHLELLDARDWGLIVYDEVHLLPAPIFRMTADLQARRRLGLTATLVREDGREDEVFSLIGPKRFDAPWKDIESQGYIAPAECTEVRLTLPDHERMTYATAEPEDRYRLAATAAGKNRVVDALIAKHTGEQTLVIGQYLDQLHDLAEHLGADLITGETTVRERQRLFDAFRTGEITTLVVSKVANFSIDLPEASVAIQVSGSFGSRQEEAQRLGRIMRPKADGKTAHFYTVVARDTVDQEFAAHRQRFLAEQGYSYTIVDAEDVGAAR
- a CDS encoding helicase-associated domain-containing protein, encoding MATFTGYLRARSDDELVALLVRRPDLATPHPATLASLAARATSRSSLDRVLTWVDGLVLQVVESVVVLTATPGAVAPSRADVRAAVGAGPAEAPAVDRALDDAVALALLWPDDDGALHAAPGVGDALGASAAGLAPPSADAAPTADDPVALLTDAPAGAAQVLDALLWGPPVGLVPPPGTAAGDAVAWLVAHDLLVRADERHVLLPRHVALALRAGRTHRSPALAPTFDDAPVRDAALVAAESAAAAERTVRLVRQLLVRWEQQPPGVLRSGGLGARDLRRTAQGLDVDDAEAAWLVEAAASAGLLADDGEEAPSFVPTLEADVWAAQDVPQRWATVARAWLVSARTPWLVGGRDERGALRAALDPELARPWVPRLRRAVLDVLAAAPAGAAPSAQDVHEALRWRSPRSVPPLSAVEAVLTDATRLGVLGAGALASAGRALLVESGAQPAATGAGPADAAAALAADLPAPVDEILLQGDLTGVVPGRPGEDLEDLLDRAADVESRGGAVTVRFTSASVLRALDAGTTADDLLARLSAAARGRVPQPLEYLVRDVARRHGRVRAGAASSYVRADDPALLAGLADDPRLASLRLRLLAPTVLVADAAPAELLDALRSRGLAPVAEDARGAVVHAVAPERRTRARARRSAPVAERPSAERAVSVVATLRRSDTSEVPGAAGAGVVPTHRPPADRPRVAAPARGAGSTGAPTRAASRPAAGTSEPGDVLVVLREAVQARASVWVEMVGADGRAERRLVRPLKVEGGRLRALDPRREAELTVAVHRIADVTPVDATTP
- a CDS encoding M20 metallopeptidase family protein; this translates as MALDEGTLAALRDDAARELPRTTELRHALHRVPELGLDLPLTQRLVLDALADLDLEVHPGRGLSSVTAVLRGGLPGPAVLLRGDMDALPVTEEPDGDLVSGHPGVMHACGHDMHVAGLVGAARVLAARRDEIAGSVVLMFQPGEEGHGGARLMIDEGVLDAAGSRVVGAYGVHVMASTIPVGVVASRPGTLMAASDTVRVTVHGRGGHGSKPYLAADPVPVAAEIVLALQTMVTRQFDVFDPVVVTVGRIQAGTTDNVIPDLAHLDATVRTFSPATHAAVPERIARVCEHVAAAHGLTATVDYERGYPVTVNDATEVERARRVTRGLFGDDAWLDAEAPVPGAEDFSYVLEQVPGAFVFVGATPVGQDPATADYNHSPRARFADDALVTASAVLAALALDRLAQAAG
- a CDS encoding TraR/DksA family transcriptional regulator produces the protein MDDERARALLLALREDALARLSGLGDAHRDVVDAARGANVDDEHDPEGATIAFERAQLEALAGGAHRRLAEVDAALARLAAGTYGRCAVDGEPIDDDRLAARPTATTCVAHA